In Paenibacillus guangzhouensis, a single window of DNA contains:
- a CDS encoding glycoside hydrolase family 36 protein, producing MEIEMNQINTGKYHVTVIGDDNRFRATLKSQAVSEGVELLHITLEADAPIQPSEVEIVWHIPAIDIHGYWHPAAYRNRRLHVDWERGLASKATYSAPVGCLFNTLGRNRLTFAYSDAMNTALMSAGIHEETSMFRCAVKLFTEPMAPIQTYEAVIRLDARDVPYAESLDDVQQWWASLPGYAPASVPEAAKLPVYSTWYSFHQQLDPDAVEDQCRMAKELGCEMVIVDDGWQTSDNARGYAYCGDWLVSEEKIPDMRAHVDRVHALGLKYMLWYSVPFVGKKSDAWHRFEHKILTVFDNLGCGVLDPRYPEVREYIIGIYEKALVEWDLDGLKLDFVDSFYATEETKDKQDPEMDFASVPEAVDRLLSDVMVRLQAIKPEVMIEFRQNYVGPLMKKYGNMLRATDCPNDATENRIRTIDVRLLSGQTAVHSDMIMWNPNEPVESAALQFINILFSVPQISVKLDLIPEEHMQMTSFWLSFWREHRDTLIEGKLSPGRPDFLYPIISAESAEKRILCVYEDVVVNVGDAVPDTLIVVNGTLHTRLVLELMQDLGPVELTTSNCLGQVIDRRDVHLQAGLQRLELPASGIVTIQRKGRVS from the coding sequence ATGGAGATAGAGATGAATCAAATAAATACGGGGAAATATCATGTTACAGTTATCGGAGACGATAATCGGTTTCGGGCTACGCTCAAGTCACAAGCGGTTAGCGAAGGTGTGGAACTGCTGCATATTACGCTCGAAGCCGATGCGCCGATACAGCCATCGGAAGTAGAAATTGTATGGCATATTCCTGCGATCGACATTCACGGGTATTGGCACCCGGCAGCCTATCGGAACCGACGCCTTCATGTGGATTGGGAGCGAGGGCTTGCCTCCAAGGCGACCTATTCGGCGCCAGTCGGGTGTCTATTCAATACGCTGGGACGTAACCGGTTAACTTTTGCATATTCCGACGCCATGAATACAGCCTTGATGTCGGCAGGCATTCACGAAGAGACTTCGATGTTCCGATGTGCCGTGAAGTTGTTTACGGAGCCGATGGCACCGATACAGACCTATGAAGCGGTGATCCGCTTGGATGCGAGAGATGTACCATATGCCGAGAGTCTAGATGATGTACAGCAGTGGTGGGCATCACTTCCGGGCTATGCGCCAGCTTCGGTGCCTGAAGCGGCAAAGCTGCCGGTCTACTCGACTTGGTACAGCTTCCATCAGCAGCTTGATCCCGACGCGGTCGAAGATCAATGCCGAATGGCGAAGGAACTAGGGTGCGAGATGGTCATCGTAGATGACGGTTGGCAGACATCCGATAATGCACGGGGATATGCGTATTGCGGAGATTGGCTCGTCAGCGAGGAGAAAATACCGGATATGCGGGCCCATGTGGACCGCGTCCATGCGCTCGGCTTGAAATATATGCTGTGGTATTCGGTTCCTTTTGTAGGGAAAAAAAGCGATGCTTGGCATCGATTTGAACATAAAATACTGACGGTATTTGACAATCTTGGCTGTGGTGTACTCGACCCAAGATATCCAGAAGTACGGGAATATATTATTGGTATATATGAGAAGGCGCTTGTGGAATGGGATTTGGATGGGTTGAAGCTTGATTTCGTAGATAGCTTCTATGCGACAGAAGAGACGAAGGATAAGCAAGATCCGGAGATGGATTTTGCGTCCGTGCCCGAAGCTGTTGATCGATTGCTGAGCGACGTCATGGTGAGGCTCCAGGCGATCAAGCCGGAGGTCATGATCGAGTTCCGTCAGAACTATGTTGGTCCATTAATGAAAAAGTACGGGAACATGCTTCGGGCGACGGATTGCCCGAACGATGCGACGGAAAATCGGATTCGCACAATCGATGTGCGGCTGCTCAGCGGCCAGACCGCCGTACATTCCGACATGATCATGTGGAACCCGAACGAACCCGTGGAGAGTGCGGCATTGCAGTTCATCAATATTCTATTCTCGGTTCCGCAAATCTCCGTGAAGCTGGATCTAATTCCGGAAGAGCATATGCAGATGACCTCCTTCTGGTTATCCTTCTGGCGCGAACATCGGGACACGCTCATCGAAGGCAAGTTATCGCCCGGACGACCGGATTTCTTATATCCGATCATCAGCGCGGAATCTGCGGAGAAGCGTATTCTATGCGTCTATGAAGATGTCGTGGTGAACGTCGGTGATGCAGTGCCGGATACGCTAATCGTCGTCAATGGAACGCTGCATACGCGTCTCGTGCTGGAGCTGATGCAAGATCTTGGACCAGTTGAACTTACGACGAGTAATTGTCTCGGTCAGGTCATCGATCGTCGCGATGTCCATTTGCAGGCTGGGCTTCAGCGTCTTGAGCTTCCGGCATCGGGGATCGTAACGATCCAGCGGAAAGGACGAGTGAGCTAA
- a CDS encoding carbohydrate ABC transporter permease encodes MRSTAIRPSLGSRIFDVCNIVFMLVFTFLMLYPFVNLLAISLNDGVDAARGGIYFFPREFSLDSYIFLLQNEKLFSGLWISILRVVVGTTTCVFMTGLLAYVVTIRSFSGARFMRVLFLITMYFGGGLIPTYLLMVQLGLINTFNVYWIPGLLNAYYMLLMASYMQGLPESLFESARIDGASELKIYAKVVIPISLPVFAAIAVFSSVGHWNSWFDVILYNSSGKWDTLQTYLRKLLLEVEALQQIQDAQVAYSKYRNISSSTLRAAVTMVVTLPIVCVYPFMQKYFVSGITLGAVKG; translated from the coding sequence ATGAGATCGACGGCTATTCGACCAAGCTTAGGCAGCAGAATTTTCGATGTATGCAATATCGTGTTTATGTTGGTGTTCACGTTCCTAATGTTGTACCCGTTCGTGAATTTGCTGGCAATTTCGCTCAATGACGGCGTGGATGCTGCAAGAGGAGGAATCTACTTCTTCCCGCGCGAATTCTCGCTGGACTCTTATATCTTCCTGCTCCAGAATGAGAAGCTGTTCTCGGGTCTGTGGATTTCGATCCTGCGCGTCGTCGTGGGGACGACAACATGCGTATTCATGACGGGATTACTTGCGTACGTTGTAACGATCCGCAGTTTCTCCGGTGCACGTTTCATGCGGGTTTTGTTCTTGATCACGATGTATTTCGGAGGTGGCTTGATTCCGACTTACTTGTTGATGGTGCAGCTCGGTTTAATCAATACGTTCAACGTTTATTGGATCCCGGGGCTTCTGAATGCTTATTACATGCTGCTCATGGCTTCGTATATGCAGGGCTTGCCGGAATCGCTGTTCGAATCGGCCCGTATTGACGGGGCGTCTGAACTCAAGATTTATGCTAAGGTTGTCATTCCAATCTCCCTCCCCGTGTTTGCCGCAATTGCGGTATTTAGCTCGGTGGGGCATTGGAACTCTTGGTTCGACGTTATTTTGTACAATTCAAGCGGGAAATGGGATACGCTGCAGACGTATCTGCGTAAGCTGTTGCTCGAGGTTGAGGCACTGCAGCAAATTCAGGATGCACAGGTTGCTTATTCGAAATACCGCAATATATCGAGCTCAACGCTGCGGGCTGCTGTGACGATGGTCGTTACGCTTCCGATCGTCTGTGTGTATCCGTTCATGCAGAAGTATTTTGTCAGCGGCATTACATTGGGCGCGGTAAAGGGGTAG
- a CDS encoding ABC transporter permease has translation MNAEVVQQASTQSKSKFQLLKRQVYKERQLWLICIPMIIWVVIFSYLPMYGLVIAFMKYIPGKPMFSSEWVGLLHFKTFFHSPDFWNVLRNTLAISGLGIVFGFISPIILALLLNELRHKVFKRFVQTISYLPHFISWVVVASILFAILGNEGFLNDMLLRLGIIDKPISFLGEGKYFWGILTTTNIWKDVGWATIIYLSAIAGVDTEMYDAGKVDGLGRFGTVWHIILPSIRPTIVLLFILGLGGILNAGFEQQLLIGNSQTREYHEVIDTYAYKYGIQLGNYSYGAAINFLKSIIALALVLGANRISKKALDTSIL, from the coding sequence ATGAACGCGGAAGTGGTACAGCAAGCCTCGACACAGTCGAAATCCAAATTCCAACTTCTTAAGCGGCAGGTCTATAAAGAACGCCAGCTATGGTTAATCTGTATTCCCATGATCATATGGGTTGTTATTTTTAGTTATCTTCCGATGTATGGACTCGTTATTGCCTTTATGAAATACATTCCGGGGAAACCGATGTTCAGCAGTGAGTGGGTCGGGCTGCTCCATTTCAAAACTTTTTTTCATTCGCCCGATTTCTGGAATGTGCTGCGCAATACACTCGCCATCAGTGGACTAGGCATTGTATTCGGCTTTATCTCGCCGATCATTCTAGCGCTGCTGCTGAATGAACTGCGCCACAAAGTATTTAAACGCTTCGTTCAGACCATTTCATATTTACCGCATTTTATTTCCTGGGTGGTTGTCGCGAGTATTTTATTCGCCATTCTCGGCAACGAAGGCTTCTTGAACGATATGCTGCTGCGGCTAGGCATCATCGATAAGCCGATCTCGTTCTTAGGCGAAGGGAAATATTTCTGGGGGATCTTAACGACGACGAATATATGGAAGGATGTCGGTTGGGCAACGATCATCTATTTGTCAGCAATTGCAGGCGTGGATACGGAAATGTACGATGCAGGCAAAGTAGATGGGCTTGGCCGGTTCGGAACCGTATGGCATATTATCCTGCCGAGCATTCGACCTACGATCGTCTTATTGTTTATTCTTGGTCTCGGAGGCATTCTGAATGCGGGATTCGAACAGCAGTTGCTGATCGGGAACTCGCAGACGAGGGAATACCACGAGGTCATCGATACGTACGCGTATAAATACGGGATTCAGCTCGGTAACTATTCCTACGGTGCCGCGATTAATTTCTTGAAGAGCATCATCGCGCTTGCTCTCGTCCTTGGCGCCAACCGGATCAGTAAGAAGGCGCTGGATACATCAATACTTTAG
- a CDS encoding type 2 periplasmic-binding domain-containing protein, whose protein sequence is MKRNWSLFIAIVLVLTSLAGCAGKDEAAKQGTDEQTETQTAQNAEKKVNEFNWEVPAKTTEINFYSGQDNPDNVNKYQAALQKYILEKFNVKLNNIVYDVDKKEKLNLMLVSGDYPEVITNLSESEAQQWVDQGKAVEIGQYLDQLGPNIKSQLEPWIKSYYNADGKLYMLPKYWGLLPIPDNSAHIRNDWYTAMGSPKFETPEQYYDILKQMQAAHPKNAKGEKTYALSSVAPVTTNMVPTLAGMYGLQNGYKVSPEGDMTHWVNTQEGLELTKWVNQIYRDGLLDPDTFVNKFDEWKAKFSSERVMGHIGPWWQSWNAGHEVWQKTNKDWKEEQRYVQVGLKAAGAEKAYLSPKNARGGSFTIITDKAKDPEAIIKWMNFSITDIGTRLIGWGAPNQPDSVWKYENGTWSWVEEAKKAIIDATWNYEKSDMLGQGYLMLVEGQGTMKDDGKSTLWFDQNFNNEAKWKKIMNDNLKDTIYDNSMGSITIPANDPLLMTNQQITDQLETLWAKTVMSKSEEEMTQNYEAMKEALNKSGLHDIEKFRSDVYKTRMTTWK, encoded by the coding sequence ATGAAACGAAATTGGTCATTATTCATTGCGATTGTTCTAGTATTAACATCACTTGCTGGTTGTGCGGGAAAAGATGAGGCTGCCAAGCAAGGAACCGACGAACAGACAGAGACTCAGACGGCTCAGAATGCGGAGAAGAAAGTCAATGAATTCAATTGGGAAGTACCTGCGAAGACGACGGAGATCAATTTCTACTCCGGGCAGGATAACCCAGATAATGTGAACAAATATCAAGCCGCACTGCAGAAATACATTCTAGAGAAATTTAATGTGAAGCTGAACAACATCGTCTATGACGTAGACAAAAAAGAAAAATTGAACCTGATGCTCGTCAGCGGCGACTACCCTGAGGTCATTACGAATCTGAGTGAGTCCGAGGCGCAGCAATGGGTCGACCAGGGCAAGGCGGTTGAGATCGGACAGTATCTGGATCAGCTTGGACCGAATATTAAGAGCCAATTGGAGCCATGGATCAAATCGTATTACAATGCGGACGGTAAACTCTACATGCTGCCGAAGTATTGGGGCTTATTGCCGATCCCGGACAACTCTGCTCATATTCGCAATGATTGGTATACCGCGATGGGATCGCCGAAATTCGAGACCCCGGAGCAATATTACGACATCCTGAAGCAGATGCAGGCGGCACATCCAAAGAATGCAAAAGGCGAAAAAACGTATGCGCTTTCAAGTGTCGCGCCTGTGACAACCAATATGGTGCCAACACTGGCTGGCATGTATGGATTGCAGAACGGCTATAAAGTAAGCCCAGAAGGCGACATGACGCATTGGGTTAATACGCAGGAAGGACTTGAGCTCACGAAGTGGGTGAATCAGATCTACCGTGACGGATTGCTCGACCCGGATACGTTCGTGAACAAGTTCGACGAATGGAAGGCAAAATTCTCGTCCGAGCGCGTTATGGGTCATATCGGTCCATGGTGGCAGTCTTGGAATGCTGGCCATGAGGTGTGGCAGAAGACAAATAAGGATTGGAAGGAAGAACAGCGCTATGTGCAGGTTGGGTTAAAGGCAGCGGGTGCGGAGAAAGCTTATCTGTCGCCTAAAAATGCACGCGGCGGCTCCTTTACGATCATTACAGACAAAGCAAAGGATCCTGAGGCAATTATCAAATGGATGAACTTCTCCATTACCGATATCGGTACAAGACTCATTGGATGGGGAGCTCCGAATCAGCCGGATTCGGTCTGGAAGTACGAAAATGGTACGTGGAGCTGGGTAGAAGAAGCGAAGAAAGCGATCATCGACGCGACATGGAATTATGAGAAATCCGACATGCTCGGCCAAGGCTACCTGATGCTTGTTGAAGGTCAGGGGACGATGAAGGATGACGGCAAAAGTACACTCTGGTTCGATCAGAACTTCAACAACGAAGCCAAATGGAAAAAGATCATGAATGACAATTTGAAGGATACGATCTATGACAACTCGATGGGTTCGATTACGATTCCGGCGAATGATCCGCTTCTCATGACCAATCAACAGATTACGGATCAGCTTGAGACCTTGTGGGCGAAGACGGTCATGAGCAAGTCCGAGGAAGAGATGACCCAGAACTATGAAGCCATGAAAGAAGCGCTAAATAAATCGGGATTGCATGATATTGAGAAATTCAGATCCGATGTGTACAAGACGCGTATGACGACGTGGAAGTAA
- a CDS encoding MDR family MFS transporter produces MDTLSSTPLLRRLSLCAIVLSTGLTLVWPINTIYMHEQFGGTISTAGLVLLLNSGAAFVGNLVGGILFDRMGGRLPVLCAIAGSACTVAAMGFAHDLYSYAVLLTLLGLFSGLVYPILNAMAVTGCPGEEQRAVNILFVSQNVGMALGAALGGFVANLSFQFVFLGNALLYMVFFVLFASLIRQPHQRHRASIRPSVRRQRGGGLWSSGSGRAVITACIGFAISWLCYSQWSAVVPLHAKAQGISFALYSLLWTVNGGLILLSHPLKTWLIRRFQITLQTQIRWGTFFFTAGLLLVGFADSYPQFVLAMVIMTCGEVLVFPAVPAWMVESTDEYARGKVLGACAASSTVGRMLGPWLGGLVYEGLPGHSVFTIAAMICLVTIWHYRQAGRHLIMMVPNSGSHASKEGKYVSST; encoded by the coding sequence GTGGATACGTTATCTAGCACACCGTTGCTCCGGAGGCTATCGCTCTGTGCGATTGTATTATCGACGGGTCTAACGCTCGTATGGCCTATCAACACGATCTATATGCATGAGCAGTTTGGCGGGACGATAAGTACGGCGGGGCTCGTGCTGCTGCTGAATAGCGGGGCAGCTTTTGTCGGCAATCTAGTCGGTGGGATTCTGTTCGATCGCATGGGTGGCAGGCTTCCTGTTCTCTGTGCGATTGCAGGCTCCGCTTGTACGGTAGCTGCAATGGGATTTGCGCATGATCTATACAGCTATGCGGTTCTGTTAACTTTGCTGGGCCTCTTCAGTGGACTTGTCTATCCGATCCTGAATGCAATGGCGGTGACGGGCTGCCCGGGGGAAGAGCAGCGTGCGGTTAATATTTTGTTCGTGTCACAAAATGTCGGGATGGCGCTAGGTGCAGCGCTCGGCGGCTTTGTGGCGAACTTATCGTTCCAATTTGTATTCCTCGGTAATGCGCTGTTGTACATGGTGTTCTTCGTATTGTTCGCCAGTCTGATCCGTCAGCCGCACCAGAGGCATCGTGCTTCGATACGCCCATCCGTGCGCCGTCAACGCGGTGGTGGTCTATGGAGCAGCGGCTCGGGACGAGCAGTCATTACGGCGTGTATCGGCTTTGCCATCTCATGGCTTTGTTATTCGCAGTGGTCTGCGGTCGTGCCGCTTCATGCCAAGGCGCAAGGCATTTCATTCGCACTATACAGTCTACTATGGACGGTCAATGGCGGGCTTATTCTGCTGTCACATCCGCTCAAAACATGGCTTATACGGCGGTTCCAGATCACGCTGCAGACACAAATTCGGTGGGGGACATTTTTCTTCACCGCAGGTCTTTTACTTGTTGGCTTCGCAGACTCGTACCCGCAGTTCGTGCTTGCGATGGTCATCATGACTTGCGGGGAAGTGCTGGTCTTCCCGGCCGTGCCGGCATGGATGGTCGAATCGACGGATGAGTACGCGAGAGGGAAGGTGCTTGGAGCTTGCGCCGCATCCTCTACGGTTGGAAGAATGTTAGGTCCCTGGCTTGGAGGCCTTGTCTATGAAGGATTGCCAGGACACTCTGTTTTCACCATCGCAGCCATGATATGTTTGGTTACGATATGGCATTATCGGCAGGCCGGGCGGCACTTAATCATGATGGTTCCGAACTCGGGCAGCCATGCTTCAAAAGAAGGGAAATATGTCTCTTCAACATAG
- a CDS encoding LacI family DNA-binding transcriptional regulator: MATIKDIADRAGVSSATVSRVLNQDYSLQVSEETRQRIMDAAKALEYKKGGNRARKKNADAAAMNILNIGLVIWCTEELEFSDPYYLSIRQGIERECAKQGMHVTKVFRLMDDAQEVDTEQLDGLIVIGKVDLDVVQRPLNTKPKPIVFIDYILNDNCDSVMFDLRKAARQAMEHLFELGHRQIGYIGGVSYIRRTEGRVHNVDQRQLEFEAMMSDRGLLDPSLVFVGDWRTEEGYRLMLQVLERKERPSALLIGSDPMAIAAIKAANEAGLSIPEDMAIVSIDDIHMASFVTPPLTTVKVYAEEMGMTAVKLLVDRLRGREVSLHVTVPTKLIIRKSCGASARIKK, translated from the coding sequence ATGGCGACGATTAAAGATATCGCAGATCGAGCAGGCGTCTCGAGCGCAACCGTGTCTCGAGTATTGAATCAGGATTACAGTCTTCAAGTATCGGAAGAGACAAGACAGCGCATCATGGATGCAGCGAAGGCGCTTGAATACAAGAAAGGCGGCAATCGTGCGCGGAAGAAGAACGCGGACGCTGCTGCCATGAATATACTGAATATAGGGCTTGTTATTTGGTGTACGGAAGAGCTGGAATTCTCGGACCCGTATTATTTGTCGATTCGTCAGGGAATTGAACGGGAATGTGCGAAGCAAGGTATGCATGTAACGAAGGTCTTTCGGTTAATGGACGATGCCCAAGAGGTCGATACGGAGCAATTGGACGGGCTTATTGTGATCGGGAAGGTGGATTTGGACGTTGTTCAGAGGCCGCTGAATACAAAGCCGAAGCCGATCGTGTTCATTGATTATATCTTGAATGACAATTGCGACTCGGTCATGTTCGATCTACGTAAGGCGGCTAGACAGGCGATGGAGCATTTGTTCGAGCTAGGGCATCGCCAAATCGGGTATATCGGCGGTGTCAGCTATATTCGTAGAACAGAAGGCAGAGTACATAATGTGGACCAACGCCAGCTAGAGTTCGAAGCGATGATGAGCGATCGTGGTCTACTCGATCCAAGTCTCGTATTCGTCGGGGATTGGCGGACCGAGGAGGGCTACCGATTGATGCTGCAGGTGCTTGAACGGAAGGAGCGCCCTTCAGCGTTATTAATCGGCAGCGACCCGATGGCGATTGCAGCCATCAAGGCCGCGAATGAAGCGGGGCTCAGTATCCCCGAGGATATGGCCATCGTCAGCATTGATGACATTCATATGGCTTCTTTCGTGACACCTCCACTTACGACGGTGAAAGTGTATGCTGAGGAAATGGGCATGACGGCGGTGAAGCTGCTGGTGGATCGTCTGAGGGGCCGTGAAGTATCGCTGCATGTGACCGTTCCGACGAAGCTGATCATTCGAAAAAGCTGCGGTGCCAGTGCTAGAATAAAAAAATAG
- a CDS encoding ester cyclase, with product MEHNYQSREGLKQFARNILAAFPDKAYTIEDIIGEGDRVLVRMTMRGTHQGVFYGHAPTERKTEVTLYREYRVADGRIAEHRG from the coding sequence ATAGAGCATAACTATCAGTCCAGAGAAGGGCTGAAGCAATTCGCCCGCAACATTTTGGCGGCCTTCCCGGATAAAGCCTATACCATCGAAGATATCATTGGTGAAGGCGACCGGGTTCTTGTCCGAATGACGATGCGAGGGACACATCAAGGTGTATTCTATGGTCATGCACCAACGGAGCGCAAGACAGAGGTGACATTGTACCGTGAATATCGCGTTGCGGATGGTCGCATTGCTGAACATCGGGGTTGA